TGTGTGTCTGTGGAAATGTGGACTCTGGCACCCCTGAATTTTCTCTACCCTGTTGTCctggagaaaggaggaaatgTTCGGAGTTATTCTCAGAGCTGCGTTTTAACCCGAGTGAAATTTCTCCTCTCCTTTGCAAGTGATTCCTGAACTAAGATAACCTTCTTCCTCGACTGACTGGCTCATCTTCTCTCCCTATAACTATGCCATTCGACCCCAAGACAAGCTTGGGGGATGGTGGGCTCTCTCCTTTGCGGAGACAGGTATGGAAATTCATGACTGATCCCAGCTGCATGGTTCATTAATGTCAAAAGCTGAACACAAAAGCTAAAGGCCTGATCAGTGATTCACACAGAATGCTAGGCAGCATCCCTAGAACTCCAAAACATCCTGTCTGGCCTGGTGTGAATAGTCCTAAGTGTCCCAGTGTGGACTCAAATCATGCTTCCTGCAGCTTGCCCCAGTTAAAGAACATCCCAACTGTTCCCTTTGCAAAAATGACACGGCAGGGTGCATTTCTACAGATGCAACCCTGGTCCTCTGTGTGAGCTTTCATCACATCCCTGGCCCTACTGGGAGGAGGTAAGGATCAGAGATACGGTCCAAGCAGGTAGCCAACAAATGtgggccagggccaggcagggGCCAAGACTTCCGGGGATCTGGTGCCAGGGAATGCTAAATGGGTGCGGCTTTAAAATTAATGATGGAGAAATGAGATCTTCTAGGCCATTCTAGGAAGTCcagctagcaaaaaaaaaaaagtcaaatgtatAAAAACAGGGAGGGCTCAAGGAAATAAACTAGTGGTAAGGAGGGGTCTGGGCAGGCTTGAGCCTGTGGGCTAGGGCCAGAGTGGAAGTTCCCCAGCCAGGGTGATGGAGACCCCTGAAGGCAGAGAGGAACCTTCAGAGAGAGCCATCTTCTCACAGGGTAAGGCAGGGGCGAGGAGCTGCTACCTGGTCATAATGCCCGGAGGCTTCAGCCTTCTGACAGCAGCAAGGGGAAGTTATTTTGGAGCCCTGCTGGTCCTAAGGGCTGGGGCCTTGGTACCTTCCAGAGCTGACCCCATCATGGTCTCAGGAAAGGGCTTGGGAGGCCCTGATAAACCAAGTATTCATTCCAAACCTCTTAGATGGGGAACTATGATTGACAAATACCAAAATGTGCATCAGtgggaaaataatatttacaaaaatttattttacaaactaattattttgttttgttttgttttgttgaggcagggtcttcctctgtcactcaggccggagtgcagtggattgcaacccccacctcctaggctcaagcaagcctcctagtagctgggactacaggcatacaccaccacgccttgttttgtattttttgtagagacacggttttgccatgtctTCAACCAGCTCCTgcagcttctgggctcaagtgatccgctggcctatgcctcccaaagtactaggattacagggatgcaccaccacgcccagcccacttACATACTAATTTTTAAAGGATGCATCACTCTAGTAGATAGGGTATCTGATGTGAACATTTCTATTGCACCTTTGACTAAGTCTGATGAGCTGAGAAGAGGCCCGATTCTGAGATTCACATGCTTCCCAGAGAGATCACCTTCAGTCAGCTCTGCTGGTGCTCTTGGGGAACCGCTTCTGACAGTGGTGGACCTGAGTTCCAGAAGCAAAGGAATCTGGCTGCTCAGGTTTCCCAGTATCAGCCAGCTTCATGGGGGATGGGAAGGGCAGAGTCAGGCAAGAGAGGAAGCTAGTCACCAGGTGTCCAGCCCAGCACTCCTGAGGTCCCTGCACCAGGGCCTGACTGTCAGCAGGTCTCTAATATTCTTCTTGGTGTGATTCATCTTTgtcaaagtataattttcaaaagttcaattttcaaatttttcaaaattttacagTGCAGTAAAATCATAAGTTATCTTTTTTACTGGATAGAAAGCATTTTTGCATCTTCACAAGATAAAAATCTGACTCTTACGCAAAATAGAGAAAGATTTTATTCAACATGTCAATTTATGAGGAAACTTGTAAGATGGTAAAACTTACTGAAACAGCATTTGAAGAACTGGTCATTTATAGACAAttagacaatttcttttttttttttattcagggtctttctgtgttgcccaggctgaagtgccgtggcgtgatgacagctcactgcagcctccatctcccaggctcaagctatattcccacctcagcctcccaagtagctgggaccacaggcatacatcagcacacccagcaaatttttcttacttttagtagagatggagtcttgctatgttgcccaggctgatcttgaactcctgagctcaagtgatccttctgcctcagcctccgaaagtgctggattacatgtgtgagccaccatgcctggcagcaattttttttaagtgtcagaATAAAATTGCTAAATTAGACACCAAACTGGTTAATGTTTTACAGTGTAATAAAatcatgagtttttgtttttgttttttacttaatgGAAAGCATTTGCATCTTCACAAAATATAAGTCTGCAGGTCACCATGTGATTTCACAATCCCACACGACTCTAACCTATAATAAATAGCAAACAATGATTCGTTCTCCTGGAAAATTAAATGGTCCTTGCGTGGACTTGTGAAGCAGTGCACCAGACTGACACTGAAAGCTCATACAGCCCTCCTCTTGGcctttttttaatggattttggaTAATTTTCCTTAACACTTTCTTCCAGGTGCGGACGAGGGGCTCAATCAAAAGGCGCCCTCCCTCCAGGCGATTCCGAAGGTCGCAGTCAGACTGTGGGGAACTTGGAGATTTCAGGGCGGCGGAGTCATCTCAGGAGAATGGTGCTAAGGAAGAGGATGGGGATGAGGTGTTCCCATCCAAGAGCAAGGCCCCAGGATCCCCTTCGTCCAGTGAGGGGGCAGCAGGAGAGGGAGTGAGAACCCTGGGGCCCGCTGAAAAGCCTCCTCTGAGGAGGTCACCCAGCAGGacagagaagcaggaggaggacgGGGCCACAGAGGAAGCCAAGAACGGCGAAAAGGCCAGGCGGAGTTCAGAGGACGTGGACGGCCAGCACCCGGCCCAGGAGGAGGCCCCGGAAGCACCCCAGACCTCTGGCCCAGAGGCAGAAAATAGGTGTGGGAGCCCCAGGGAGGAAAAGCCAGCTGGAGAGGAAGCAGAGATGGAAAAGGCTGCAGAGGTGAAGGGGGAGAGGGTGCAAAATGAAGAGGCGGGACCTGAACAGGAGAGCCAAGAACCAAAGAAGCCGGAGGAGGAAGCTGCAGGGAAGGAGACCCCCCATAGTCCCCCTGGAGGAGTGAAGGGCGGTGATGTCCCCAAGCAGGAGAAAGGCAAGGAAAAACAACAGGAAGGGGCAGTGCTCGAGCCAGGCTGCAGCCCCCAGACCGCTCCTGCCCAGCTGGAGACCAGCAGTGAGGTCCAGAGCGAGCGAGTGGTCCCCAAGCCAGAGGTAGGTGGTCTGGCTGGTTCACACGCAGAAGTCAGTGCCAGGACCAGAGAGTGCGTCCGTCACATGCCCTGTTCCGTACATCCCTTCATAAATCAGCTCAATATGCAGAAACAAAGGTGCCAGGCTCCTGCCTCGTGCCAACTGGTTGGAGAAAGGCTGTCGCTGAGGCTGAGGGGACAAAAGGACACAAAGGGGAAGTGTGTCTTGCGCTCTTGCCAGCTTCTCGCTGACTTGGGAGTTCTGGCAAGCTTCTGGGTGTGTGTGGAATGACCGAGCCCCGGCACGGCTCAGTAACTGAGGCTTCTATGGAAGCCTGCTGAGTGCAGGAGCCTGGGCGTGCTGCTGCAGGGGatccagagatgaaaaagaaagggGAGCTCCTTTCTAAAAATCATCTCAGTTTAGCACATGAGACCAGCAGCTCTTTCGCGTGCATGAACAAGGTGGAATAGGGCAGTGGACAGGGGACATTCCTAGGGAAGCCCAAAGTGCAAGGGTGGCAGAAACAATTTGTGTGTGCATGGGACAAAAAGTTGGGGATGCTTCAGGGCCAAGGCAGCATTTGAGTTGGCCCTCAGAGAAAGAGGCTGTATGTGATGTTGGGACGTTCACTCTCTCTCAGGAATTGGGCATCTGCTGTACATGAGGAGGACGGAGTGACTCAGTCCATGCTCTTCTGCCTGGGCCTGCGCTAACTGGCCCTTTCCCCTACATCGGTCTGCTTCCCACCCTGCTTCCCAGGAAACCCATCTTGAGCCCACCTATCTATGCTTCAAGAGCAgaaccaggccaggcgcggtggctcatgcctgtaatcccagcactttgggaggccgaggtgggcggatcacctgaggtcgggagtttgagaccagcctgaccaacatggagaaaccccatctctactaaaaatacaaaatgagccaggcgtggtggcacatgcctgtcatctcagctgctagggaggctgaggcaggagaatcacttgaacctgggaggcagaggttgcagtgagccgagattgcgccattgcactccagcccgggcaacaagagcgaaactccatctcaaaaaaataaataaataaataagagcagAACCAGCCCTGCAGAGTCCCTAACAATCTCATCAAGTCAGTCACCCACAATTGTTTCCCTCTTCACTTTTGTTAGTGCATTCATCCATGCATGCATTTATTTGCTCACACCACTATCAGCTTCCTGCTACAGCAGTCTCTTTTCTGGCTCCctgcttccactttttttttttttcccctgcctATATAATTCGTTCTCTGGACAGCAGCCAGCAGGTTTGATTTGTCTTTTAGATCAACTGCTCTTTGCTAAAATTATTCTCCTCTTGTATTAGGGTTGCcataaaaaaattaccacaaacttggtggcgtaaaataatagaaatacacTTTCTTATAGTTCTACAGTTCAGGCCTCCAAAATTAAGTTGTTGGCTGGGTTGGTTTCCTCTAGCAGTTTGGGGGAGAATTTGTTCCTCTCCCCTAAGTTCTGGTGGCTGCCTGCAACCCTTGGAATTCTCCcttgcctcctccagctcctggtgGCTGCTGCAATTCATGGCATCTCTTGGTGTATAGATGCAGCACTCTGCCTCCGTCTCCATCACATGGCCTTTCACTGTTGCTGTGTGTCTCAAAGTCCCCCTCCTCCCTCTTATAAAGATGTCAGTCATTAGATGTAGGGTCCACCCTAAATCCAGAATAATCTTGTCTCGAGATTCTTAGTTACATCTGCCAAGaacctctttccaaataaggtcacattcaccgGTACTAGGGGTTTCGATTGGATGTACCCACCTCTCCCTGACTCTCCCcttcactgtgctccagccatgCTGAGGTCTTTTTGTTCTTCAAATACAGCAATCTCATTCCCACTTCAGAGCTCTATCCTTGCTGTCCCCTCTGTGTGGGACATTCCTTCTGATCCTTGCAGGGCCGCTTCTTACCCATAGCTCAGAGCTCAGCTCAGATGGTCCCTTCTCACTGAGGCCTGTCTGTGCCACTCAGTCTAAGCGGACCTCCCTCCACCCCATCAGTTACTCTCTCCCACGATTCTACTTCGTCATCATAGAACACATCACTATTTGAAATTCtcctgtgtattttttaattgtctttctCTACTCCTTTTCCTCACTGCATCTCCAGCATCTGCTACAGaacctggaacatagtaggctctttttttttttttttttttgagatggagtctggctctgtcgcccaggctggagcgcagtggcccgatctcagctcactgcaaactccgcctcccaggttcacgccattctcctgcctcagcctcccgagtagctgggactacaggcgcccgccacctcgcccggctagttttttgtatttttagtagagacggggtttcaccgtgttcgccaggatggtctcgatctcctgacctcgtgatccgcccgtctcggcctcccaaagtgctgggattacaggcttgagccaccgcgcctggcccatagtaggttctttaaaaaatctttgttgagtgaatgaatgaattttgaaGGAAGACAGAAATTGACCCAAAAGAAATACTCTCTAATGATAGAAGTACAGGTATAAGAGGAATTGATGTGTTTAGGGGATCTCCTGGGGCCCTCACATTATTCCCACTCATGCTAGATCAGGGAGAAAAATGTGTGAGTCCCAAAGACTCATAAAGTATGACTGAGACCCCTGGGTTAAGTTGTCAGGCAGAGGTGCTCCAGATTTCTTTAACACTTTCCATTCTATGTAAGCAGTCGTTAGATTTAGAATCTTCTGGAACTGAGAGATTCCACCAGCTCTACAGAAGGCAAATACATGCCCCAAACTGTTAGTCCTTTTTGAGGATGAAGTCACTGGGTCCAAGTAGTCACCTGCCAGTGGTTGCCACATCTTATTTTCAGGTTCGGAGACACATGCCTTGCCAGGAGACCTCCCCATTTCACTGACAGCATCTTCCAATCCTGAAGGGTTGAAAAAGTCACTTTGGTTGAAAAGCTAGTGGGGAAGAGGGCTGCTTCCGGGAGGTCTCAGACAGAAGTCTTCCTGCAGGAGCTCCAGGAGCTCTGGGGCAGGCTCACTGGTGATCTCTCAAGCCTTGCCACTTCCATATTCCCGACAGAGCCCTGGGCAGGGGAAGAGAATGCCCAGCACCCTCAGGAGCACACTCCTCCTAAACAGGCAGCTCAGGTTGAGAAAGAGTagctccacctccacctctgAATGGAATGAAAGGAATGCTTTTCCTCTTAGTCATCTCTGAGATGCCACTTAACCCAACTGcctagtatcttttttttttttttttttttttggcatggagtcttgctctgtcacccaggctggagtgcagtggcacaatctcagctcactgcagactctgcctcccgggttcaagtgattctcctgcctcagcctcccaagtacctgggattacaagcctgcaccaccatgtcaggctaatttttgtatttttagtagagataaggatttcaccatattgtccaggctggtcttgaattcctgacctcaagtgatctgcccacctcagcctcccaaagtgatgggattacaggcgtgagccaccgcgcccagcctagtctAGAGAGACAAAGAAACCAAGGCTCTGAGAGAGGACAGGAGTTGTCCATAGTCACAGAGCTCTATCAATGTTGATATATTAGGCACCTGCCCCATCATCAGAATAAACTGCTTACAAAGTACCTGTGCACGTGTGCATAATTTGTTTAATCTGGAAGAGGGCACTGGTTCTCCAGTCCTCCCTGTTCCTCTTAAACCAGGTCAAGG
The genomic region above belongs to Piliocolobus tephrosceles isolate RC106 chromosome 1, ASM277652v3, whole genome shotgun sequence and contains:
- the RCSD1 gene encoding capZ-interacting protein isoform X5; this translates as MEERPAQTNANVDNSASPSVAQLAGRFREQAAAAKETPASKPTRRKPPCSLPLFPPKVELGQNGEEKSPPNASHPPKFKVKSSPLIEKLQANLTFDPAALLPGASPKSPGLKAMVSPFHSPPSTPSSPGVRSRPSEAEEVPVSFDQPPEGSHLPCYNKVRTRGSIKRRPPSRRFRRSQSDCGELGDFRAAESSQENGAKEEDGDEVFPSKSKAPGSPSSSEGAAGEGVRTLGPAEKPPLRRSPSRTEKQEEDGATEEAKNGEKARRSSEDVDGQHPAQEEAPEAPQTSGPEAENRCGSPREEKPAGEEAEMEKAAEVKGERVQNEEAGPEQESQEPKKPEEEAAGKETPHSPPGGVKGGDVPKQEKGKEKQQEGAVLEPGCSPQTAPAQLETSSEVQSERVVPKPEDDTLVQDTKM
- the RCSD1 gene encoding capZ-interacting protein isoform X3; its protein translation is MEERPAQTNANVDNSASPSVAQLAGRFREQAAAAKEKSPPNASHPPKFKVKSSPLIEKLQANLTFDPAALLPGASPKSPGLKAMVSPFHSPPSTPSSPGVRSRPSEAEEVPVSFDQPPEGSHLPCYNKVRTRGSIKRRPPSRRFRRSQSDCGELGDFRAAESSQENGAKEEDGDEVFPSKSKAPGSPSSSEGAAGEGVRTLGPAEKPPLRRSPSRTEKQEEDGATEEAKNGEKARRSSEDVDGQHPAQEEAPEAPQTSGPEAENRCGSPREEKPAGEEAEMEKAAEVKGERVQNEEAGPEQESQEPKKPEEEAAGKETPHSPPGGVKGGDVPKQEKGKEKQQEGAVLEPGCSPQTAPAQLETSSEVQSERVVPKPEAFSDCSEDKCPPAQYNPLGWSTSHPTLYCGYVSKCYHFSAKELMETRLESWYSS
- the RCSD1 gene encoding capZ-interacting protein isoform X1, with protein sequence MNLSQERPAQTNANVDNSASPSVAQLAGRFREQAAAAKETPASKPTRRKPPCSLPLFPPKVELGQNGEEKSPPNASHPPKFKVKSSPLIEKLQANLTFDPAALLPGASPKSPGLKAMVSPFHSPPSTPSSPGVRSRPSEAEEVPVSFDQPPEGSHLPCYNKVRTRGSIKRRPPSRRFRRSQSDCGELGDFRAAESSQENGAKEEDGDEVFPSKSKAPGSPSSSEGAAGEGVRTLGPAEKPPLRRSPSRTEKQEEDGATEEAKNGEKARRSSEDVDGQHPAQEEAPEAPQTSGPEAENRCGSPREEKPAGEEAEMEKAAEVKGERVQNEEAGPEQESQEPKKPEEEAAGKETPHSPPGGVKGGDVPKQEKGKEKQQEGAVLEPGCSPQTAPAQLETSSEVQSERVVPKPEAFSDCSEDKCPPAQYNPLGWSTSHPTLYCGYVSKCYHFSAKELMETRLESWYSS
- the RCSD1 gene encoding capZ-interacting protein isoform X7, with product MVSPFHSPPSTPSSPGVRSRPSEAEEVPVSFDQPPEGSHLPCYNKVRTRGSIKRRPPSRRFRRSQSDCGELGDFRAAESSQENGAKEEDGDEVFPSKSKAPGSPSSSEGAAGEGVRTLGPAEKPPLRRSPSRTEKQEEDGATEEAKNGEKARRSSEDVDGQHPAQEEAPEAPQTSGPEAENRCGSPREEKPAGEEAEMEKAAEVKGERVQNEEAGPEQESQEPKKPEEEAAGKETPHSPPGGVKGGDVPKQEKGKEKQQEGAVLEPGCSPQTAPAQLETSSEVQSERVVPKPEAFSDCSEDKCPPAQYNPLGWSTSHPTLYCGYVSKCYHFSAKELMETRLESWYSS
- the RCSD1 gene encoding capZ-interacting protein isoform X2, encoding MNLSQERPAQTNANVDNSASPSVAQLAGRFREQAAAAKEKSPPNASHPPKFKVKSSPLIEKLQANLTFDPAALLPGASPKSPGLKAMVSPFHSPPSTPSSPGVRSRPSEAEEVPVSFDQPPEGSHLPCYNKVRTRGSIKRRPPSRRFRRSQSDCGELGDFRAAESSQENGAKEEDGDEVFPSKSKAPGSPSSSEGAAGEGVRTLGPAEKPPLRRSPSRTEKQEEDGATEEAKNGEKARRSSEDVDGQHPAQEEAPEAPQTSGPEAENRCGSPREEKPAGEEAEMEKAAEVKGERVQNEEAGPEQESQEPKKPEEEAAGKETPHSPPGGVKGGDVPKQEKGKEKQQEGAVLEPGCSPQTAPAQLETSSEVQSERVVPKPEAFSDCSEDKCPPAQYNPLGWSTSHPTLYCGYVSKCYHFSAKELMETRLESWYSS
- the RCSD1 gene encoding capZ-interacting protein isoform X6, whose translation is MNLSQERPAQTNANVDNSASPSVAQLAGRFREQAAAAKEKSPPNASHPPKFKVKSSPLIEKLQANLTFDPAALLPGASPKSPGLKAMVSPFHSPPSTPSSPGVRSRPSEAEEVPVSFDQPPEGSHLPCYNKVRTRGSIKRRPPSRRFRRSQSDCGELGDFRAAESSQENGAKEEDGDEVFPSKSKAPGSPSSSEGAAGEGVRTLGPAEKPPLRRSPSRTEKQEEDGATEEAKNGEKARRSSEDVDGQHPAQEEAPEAPQTSGPEAENRCGSPREEKPAGEEAEMEKAAEVKGERVQNEEAGPEQESQEPKKPEEEAAGKETPHSPPGGVKGGDVPKQEKGKEKQQEGAVLEPGCSPQTAPAQLETSSEVQSERVVPKPEDDTLVQDTKM
- the RCSD1 gene encoding capZ-interacting protein isoform X4, whose amino-acid sequence is MNLSQERPAQTNANVDNSASPSVAQLAGRFREQAAAAKETPASKPTRRKPPCSLPLFPPKVELGQNGEEKSPPNASHPPKFKVKSSPLIEKLQANLTFDPAALLPGASPKSPGLKAMVSPFHSPPSTPSSPGVRSRPSEAEEVPVSFDQPPEGSHLPCYNKVRTRGSIKRRPPSRRFRRSQSDCGELGDFRAAESSQENGAKEEDGDEVFPSKSKAPGSPSSSEGAAGEGVRTLGPAEKPPLRRSPSRTEKQEEDGATEEAKNGEKARRSSEDVDGQHPAQEEAPEAPQTSGPEAENRCGSPREEKPAGEEAEMEKAAEVKGERVQNEEAGPEQESQEPKKPEEEAAGKETPHSPPGGVKGGDVPKQEKGKEKQQEGAVLEPGCSPQTAPAQLETSSEVQSERVVPKPEDDTLVQDTKM